From one Lycium barbarum isolate Lr01 chromosome 6, ASM1917538v2, whole genome shotgun sequence genomic stretch:
- the LOC132644535 gene encoding transcription factor bHLH130-like: MDKVNSFLFSGFKNGEGIEPEFLKNKEIMGSDYFQQQSQFQHSNNGGGLTRYRSAPSSFFAGILDGYGNNSGENFNTHDGSSSSDSDSMFTALLNDNNENNNNISNHNQKNQVQFGSSMKQEIGEEIEFGNGNGNGVHNRYENGGGVSYGVGVQMQNRGSLSNGNGGSNLIRQSSSPAGFFNGFMREVGTFGASAGTNREASTSINHISYSSTAQSSSSNFMPSIAENESWNDSLFNSLKRNRDGDLKMFSNNFTGMTNQNDETRNYSSGLTHHLSLPKTSTGMAAIEKYLQFQQDSVPCKIRAKRGCATHPRSIAERMRRTRISERMKKLQDLFPNMDKQTNTADMLDLAVDFIKGLQKQVQTLTGKKAKCSCTSKQLQYSNGTT, translated from the exons ATGGACAAGGTGAATAGTTTCTTGTTTTCAGGCTTCAAGAATGGTGAAGGAATAGAACCTGAGTTCTTGAAGAACAAAGAAATAATGGGTTCTGATTATTTTCAGCAACAATCACAGTTCCAGCACAGTAATAATGGTGGTGGGCTAACGAGGTACAGGTCAGCACCAAGTTCCTTTTTTGCTGGAATTCTTGACGGATACGGCAATAATTCCGGCGAAAATTTCAATACACATGATGGGTCTTCTAGTTCTGATTCTGATTCCATGTTCACTGCCTTGTTGAACGACAACaatgaaaacaacaacaacattagtaATCATAACCAGAAGAATCAGGTGCAGTTTGGTTCTTCTATGAAGCAGGAGATTGGTGAGGAGATTGAATTTGGGAATGGAAATGGAAATGGTGTACATAATAGATATGAGAATGGTGGTGGAGTTTCATATGGTGTAGGGGTGCAAATGCAAAATAGAGGGAGTTTGAGTAATGGGAATGGTGGTTCTAATCTCATCAGACAAAGCAGTTCACCTGCTGGATTCTTCAATG GATTTATGAGAGAAGTTGGGACTTTTGGAGCAAGTGCAGGGACTAACAGGGAAGCAAGTACATCAATTAATCATATAAGTTACTCATCTACTGCTCAATCTTCTAGCTCAAACTTCATGCCTAGCATTGCGGAGAATGAATCTTGGAACGACTCTTTGTTCAATTCTTTGAAGAGAAATAGAGATGGTGATCTGAAAATGTTTTCTAATAATTTCACTGGAATGACTAATCAG AATGACGAAACAAGAAACTACTCTTCTGGTTTAACTCACCATTTAAGCTTGCCTAAAACATCTACTGGGATGGCTGCCATAGAAAAATACTTGCAGTTTCAACAAGACTCAGTGCCTTGCAAAATACGTGCCAAAAGAGGCTGCGCTACTCATCCGCGAAGTATCGCAGAGAGG ATGAGACGGACTCGGATTAGTGAAAGGATGAAAAAACTGCAAGATCTTTTCCCCAATATGGATAAA CAAACAAACACAGCTGATATGTTAGATTTGGCAGTTGATTTCATTAAAGGCCTTCAGAAACAAGTCCAG ACATTGACCGGTAAAAAGGCGAAATGCTCATGTACAAGTAAGCAGCTACAATATTCAAATGGAACAACATGA